One window from the genome of Pseudomonas sp. L5B5 encodes:
- a CDS encoding ABC-F family ATPase, with protein sequence MISTANITMQFGAKPLFENVSVKFNNGNRYGLIGANGCGKSTFMKILGSDLEPSSGQVMLEPNVRLGKLRQDQFAYEEFTVIDTVIMGHEELWRVKAERDRIYSLPEMTEDDGMAVAELETEFAEMDGYTAESRAGELLLGLGIPLEQHFGPMTEVAPGWKLRVLLAQALFSDPEVLLLDEPTNHLDINTIRWLENILTARNSTMIIISHDRHFLNSVCTHMADLDYGELRLFPGNYDEYMIAATQSREQLLSDNAKKKAQIAELQTFVSRFSANASKAKQATSRAKQIDKIQLAEVKPSSRVSPFIRFEQTKKLHRQAVTLERMSKGFDGKTLFQNFSFTVEAGERVAIIGPNGIGKTTLLRTLVGELTPDAGTVKWTESAELGYYAQDHAHDFEDDVSLFDWMGQWTQGEQMIRGTLGRMLFSNDEILKSVKVISGGEQGRMLFGKLILQKPNVLVMDEPTNHLDMESIEALNLALENYPGTLIFVSHDREFVSSLATRIIELSPSGVTDFSGTYDDYLRSQGVMF encoded by the coding sequence TTGATTTCTACAGCCAACATCACCATGCAGTTCGGCGCCAAGCCGCTGTTCGAGAACGTCTCGGTCAAGTTCAACAACGGCAATCGCTACGGCCTGATCGGCGCCAACGGTTGCGGCAAGTCGACCTTCATGAAAATCCTCGGTAGCGACCTCGAGCCCTCCAGCGGCCAGGTCATGCTCGAGCCGAACGTCCGCCTGGGCAAGCTGCGCCAGGATCAGTTCGCCTATGAAGAATTCACCGTGATCGACACCGTGATCATGGGCCACGAGGAGCTGTGGCGGGTCAAGGCGGAGCGCGATCGCATCTACTCGCTGCCGGAAATGACCGAAGATGACGGCATGGCCGTGGCGGAACTGGAAACCGAATTCGCCGAAATGGACGGCTACACCGCCGAGTCCCGTGCCGGTGAACTGCTGCTGGGCCTGGGCATTCCCCTGGAACAGCATTTCGGACCGATGACCGAAGTCGCCCCGGGCTGGAAGCTGCGGGTGTTGTTGGCCCAGGCGCTGTTCTCCGATCCGGAAGTCCTGCTGCTGGACGAGCCGACCAACCACCTGGACATCAACACCATCCGCTGGCTGGAAAACATCCTCACGGCGCGTAACAGCACCATGATCATCATTTCCCACGACCGGCACTTCCTCAACAGTGTCTGCACCCACATGGCGGACCTGGACTACGGCGAGCTGCGCCTGTTCCCGGGCAACTACGACGAGTACATGATTGCCGCGACCCAATCCCGCGAGCAGCTGCTGTCGGACAACGCCAAGAAGAAAGCCCAGATCGCCGAGCTGCAGACCTTCGTCAGCCGCTTCTCGGCCAACGCCTCGAAAGCCAAGCAGGCGACTTCCCGGGCCAAGCAGATCGACAAGATCCAGCTGGCCGAAGTCAAGCCATCGAGCCGGGTCAGCCCGTTCATCCGCTTCGAACAGACCAAGAAGTTGCACCGCCAGGCGGTGACCCTGGAGCGCATGTCCAAGGGTTTCGACGGCAAGACCCTGTTCCAGAACTTCAGCTTCACCGTCGAAGCCGGCGAGCGCGTAGCGATCATCGGCCCCAACGGCATCGGCAAGACCACCCTGCTGCGCACCCTGGTGGGCGAACTGACCCCGGACGCCGGTACCGTGAAGTGGACTGAAAGCGCGGAGCTGGGCTACTACGCCCAGGACCATGCCCACGACTTCGAAGACGACGTCAGCCTGTTCGACTGGATGGGCCAGTGGACCCAGGGCGAGCAGATGATCCGTGGCACCCTGGGCCGCATGCTGTTCTCCAACGACGAGATCCTCAAGTCGGTGAAGGTGATTTCCGGTGGTGAGCAAGGCCGCATGCTGTTCGGCAAGCTGATCCTGCAAAAGCCCAACGTACTGGTGATGGACGAACCGACCAACCACTTGGACATGGAATCCATCGAGGCGCTGAACCTGGCCCTGGAGAACTACCCGGGCACCCTGATCTTCGTCAGCCACGACCGTGAGTTCGTATCGTCCCTGGCCACCCGCATCATCGAGTTGAGCCCAAGCGGCGTGACCGACTTCAGCGGCACCTACGACGACTACCTGCGCAGCCAGGGCGTGATGTTCTAA
- a CDS encoding GNAT family N-acetyltransferase, which translates to MTGFPTLYTKRLRLRELTKGDAPALLAIHGDADAMKWFGTDPMTHIEQAEQLVEVFNSWRAAANPGIRWGMEELASGQLIGTCGFFKWNRSWRSCSIGFELAQAAQRNGFMREALVSCIDWGITHMELNRIEALVHPENTRSLHLLERTGFVREGVLRKAGYWGHAYHDLVQYSLLREDAIYLS; encoded by the coding sequence ATGACTGGATTTCCTACGCTGTATACCAAACGCCTGCGCTTGCGAGAACTGACAAAGGGCGATGCGCCAGCTCTGCTCGCAATCCATGGCGATGCTGATGCCATGAAATGGTTTGGCACAGACCCCATGACTCATATTGAACAGGCAGAGCAACTTGTCGAAGTGTTCAACAGTTGGCGTGCAGCTGCCAACCCTGGCATTCGCTGGGGCATGGAAGAGCTGGCTAGCGGGCAATTGATCGGTACTTGCGGTTTTTTTAAATGGAATCGTTCATGGAGGAGCTGCTCGATCGGCTTCGAACTGGCTCAAGCTGCACAACGCAACGGCTTCATGAGAGAGGCGCTTGTCTCTTGCATTGACTGGGGCATCACCCACATGGAGCTGAACAGGATCGAAGCATTGGTGCACCCTGAAAACACACGATCATTGCATCTACTTGAGCGCACAGGTTTCGTTCGCGAAGGAGTGCTGCGCAAAGCTGGATACTGGGGGCATGCCTACCACGATCTGGTGCAGTATTCGCTGCTGCGTGAAGACGCAATTTACTTGTCGTGA
- a CDS encoding GNAT family N-acetyltransferase, with amino-acid sequence MLNTQRLVLRPWRASDATSLHEYASDPRVGPIAGWPVHTSEAQSLEIIQTVFSNPEVYAVTRRQDDIAIGLVGLLIGQDSHFDIAQDEAEIAYWIGVPFWGQGLIPEAVRELMRHAFVDLELGALWCGYFAGNEQSFRAQAKCGFKHHHTKASTLNPYMNDYRSEHISYISKQEWLMLQQPN; translated from the coding sequence ATGTTGAATACCCAACGCCTTGTCCTACGGCCCTGGAGGGCCAGCGACGCCACCAGCCTGCACGAGTACGCCAGCGATCCGCGGGTGGGCCCGATTGCCGGCTGGCCCGTTCACACCAGCGAAGCGCAGAGTTTGGAAATCATCCAGACAGTCTTCTCCAACCCTGAGGTCTATGCCGTCACCCGCAGGCAGGACGACATCGCCATCGGCCTGGTGGGGCTGCTCATCGGCCAGGACAGCCACTTCGACATCGCCCAGGATGAGGCCGAGATCGCCTACTGGATCGGCGTACCGTTCTGGGGCCAGGGCCTGATTCCGGAGGCGGTCAGGGAACTGATGCGCCATGCCTTCGTCGACCTTGAGCTCGGCGCCCTGTGGTGTGGTTACTTCGCCGGCAATGAGCAGTCATTCCGTGCCCAGGCCAAATGCGGTTTCAAGCACCATCACACAAAGGCCAGCACACTCAACCCGTACATGAACGACTACCGCAGCGAACACATCAGCTACATCAGCAAGCAAGAGTGGCTGATGCTCCAGCAGCCCAACTGA
- a CDS encoding helix-turn-helix domain-containing protein has translation MDPGTISNFQNNSPIAVSISVSDLAGSGTEDFFIGCCRFDEHQGHPLALAYVVVLVCEQGDAELEVNFQPYKVTKNDVLVLAEDSIALVRHKSHDFSCRCYLLNRAIAAEVAAVLPNSLFAFLNHSPFFTVDTPFLAFLQAWELQAGIIQDHGSNYRRRMLVNHFQNLFLWICERVDLQCITKNDYSRPQALCWRFWELIAVHCRQHREVAFYAGLLHVTPYYLAQLSRKYFNDAPKTLIDRQVVLEIKKQLLQPRKPVQQIADELHFADASYLGKYFKRHTGLGLSQYRKR, from the coding sequence ATGGACCCGGGCACAATAAGTAATTTTCAAAACAATAGTCCCATCGCCGTCAGTATCTCGGTGAGTGATCTGGCGGGAAGCGGCACCGAGGATTTTTTCATCGGCTGCTGCAGGTTCGACGAACATCAAGGGCATCCCTTGGCATTGGCCTACGTCGTCGTGCTGGTGTGCGAGCAGGGCGATGCCGAGCTGGAGGTGAATTTCCAGCCGTACAAAGTGACGAAAAACGATGTTCTGGTACTCGCCGAGGACTCGATCGCGTTGGTCAGGCACAAGTCGCATGACTTTTCCTGTCGCTGCTATCTGCTCAACCGAGCCATTGCCGCGGAGGTGGCGGCAGTTCTGCCCAATAGTCTGTTCGCCTTCCTCAATCACTCGCCGTTTTTTACCGTGGACACGCCGTTCCTGGCCTTCCTGCAAGCTTGGGAACTTCAGGCAGGCATCATTCAGGATCACGGGTCGAACTATCGACGCCGGATGCTGGTAAATCATTTCCAGAACCTGTTCTTGTGGATCTGCGAGAGAGTCGACTTGCAGTGCATCACGAAAAACGACTACAGCAGGCCGCAAGCGCTGTGCTGGAGGTTCTGGGAGTTGATCGCAGTGCATTGCAGGCAGCATCGCGAGGTAGCGTTTTATGCCGGGCTGCTGCATGTAACCCCTTATTACCTGGCCCAGCTGTCCCGTAAATATTTCAACGACGCGCCCAAGACACTGATCGACCGGCAGGTGGTGCTGGAGATCAAGAAGCAGTTGCTGCAACCGCGAAAGCCCGTGCAGCAGATCGCCGACGAACTGCATTTCGCCGATGCGTCCTACCTCGGCAAGTACTTCAAGCGCCATACCGGCCTGGGCCTGAGCCAATACCGCAAACGCTGA
- a CDS encoding AraC family transcriptional regulator: MSITRHDTAPRDPDPDNAHAPVVGRLEQWFPEDLPPHRHKRHQLMCAANGVIHVTTDLGEWVLPATRAIWISSGTEHSTLVKRPTHTRVLYIDPDAYDMPREGYCLVVGITPLMREVMTACAGFPWDYAEHTAEARLARVLIDQVTALDRSPVDLPFPTDPRAMRLARILRSEPANRQSLEHLATRVGASPRTIERLFSHEAGMSFGSWRHRQRLLTAMEHLAYGESVTNVALEVGYESASSFVAAFKGLFGTTPARYFKPVS, encoded by the coding sequence ATGTCGATAACCCGCCACGATACCGCCCCCCGCGATCCCGACCCGGACAACGCCCATGCCCCCGTGGTCGGGCGCCTGGAGCAATGGTTTCCGGAAGACCTGCCGCCTCATCGGCACAAGCGCCACCAGTTGATGTGCGCCGCCAATGGCGTCATCCACGTCACCACGGACCTGGGCGAATGGGTCCTGCCGGCCACCCGGGCGATCTGGATCAGTTCCGGCACCGAGCACTCGACCCTGGTCAAGCGCCCCACCCACACCCGGGTGCTGTACATCGATCCTGATGCCTACGATATGCCTCGCGAGGGCTACTGCCTGGTGGTTGGCATCACACCGCTGATGCGCGAGGTGATGACCGCCTGCGCGGGGTTCCCCTGGGACTATGCCGAGCACACGGCCGAGGCCCGGCTCGCCCGGGTACTGATTGATCAAGTGACGGCGCTGGACCGTTCCCCGGTGGACCTGCCCTTCCCTACGGATCCCCGGGCCATGCGCCTGGCGAGGATATTGCGCAGCGAACCGGCGAACCGCCAGTCACTGGAACACCTCGCCACCCGGGTCGGAGCCAGCCCGCGCACCATCGAACGATTGTTCAGCCATGAAGCAGGCATGTCCTTCGGCAGTTGGCGCCACCGGCAACGCTTGCTCACCGCCATGGAACACCTGGCGTACGGCGAAAGCGTGACGAATGTCGCGCTGGAAGTGGGGTACGAATCAGCCTCAAGTTTCGTCGCCGCCTTCAAGGGCCTGTTTGGCACCACGCCGGCCCGCTACTTCAAGCCCGTCTCCTAG
- a CDS encoding MFS transporter — protein sequence MSHVPANPTAPLSGQTDHRTVLSAPKRSTHLSFFMAGFALSSWAPLVPFAQARLGADSATLGALLLCLGLGAIIGMPGAGALAGRLGCRTLVLAGGVGLVIALPLLAIVSTPLALGLCLLLFGASVGAIDVVANIHGTQVQKIANVPLMSLFHGLYSIGGLLGAVAVTAGIAAGASPVLAASASALIIALCLVVAAPGFLETRAGERAPLFVMPRGVVLIVGLLAMVIFLAEGAMLDWSALLLAREKGLDVGLAGAGYSLFACAMTLARLVGDRIVARIGERSMLIAGFLITAAGLGLAAWATDLSLVFSCIAVAGLAAGNVVPVLFSLAGRQRVMPASHAIAAASMLGYLGVLLGPALVGYAAHAVGLVQSFYAIGALVVLAAFAIPRALRGQA from the coding sequence GTGTCACACGTTCCAGCAAATCCCACCGCGCCGCTTTCAGGGCAAACAGACCACCGCACGGTCCTGTCGGCCCCCAAGCGTTCCACTCATTTGTCCTTTTTCATGGCCGGGTTCGCCCTGTCATCCTGGGCCCCGCTGGTGCCCTTTGCCCAGGCCCGCCTGGGGGCCGACTCGGCAACCCTGGGCGCATTGCTGCTGTGCCTCGGGCTGGGGGCGATCATCGGCATGCCAGGTGCAGGTGCCTTGGCCGGCCGCCTGGGCTGCCGGACGCTGGTCCTTGCAGGGGGCGTTGGCCTGGTCATCGCCTTGCCACTGCTGGCCATTGTCTCTACACCCCTTGCCCTGGGCCTGTGCCTGCTGCTGTTCGGCGCTTCGGTCGGGGCCATTGACGTGGTGGCGAACATTCACGGCACCCAGGTGCAGAAGATCGCCAACGTGCCGCTGATGTCGCTGTTCCATGGGCTCTACAGCATCGGCGGCCTGCTGGGCGCCGTAGCGGTGACGGCGGGGATCGCTGCCGGCGCCAGCCCGGTGCTGGCGGCCAGTGCTTCGGCATTGATCATTGCCTTATGCCTGGTGGTGGCCGCCCCCGGGTTCCTGGAGACCCGGGCCGGCGAAAGGGCGCCGCTGTTCGTCATGCCCAGGGGCGTGGTACTGATCGTCGGGCTGCTGGCGATGGTGATCTTCCTTGCCGAAGGCGCCATGCTCGATTGGAGCGCTCTGCTGCTCGCTCGGGAAAAGGGCCTGGATGTCGGCCTTGCCGGTGCTGGGTACTCGCTGTTCGCCTGTGCGATGACACTTGCCCGCCTGGTTGGCGATCGGATCGTCGCGCGCATCGGCGAGCGCTCGATGCTCATCGCGGGATTCCTGATCACGGCGGCTGGCCTGGGCCTGGCGGCCTGGGCCACCGACCTGTCGCTGGTGTTCAGCTGCATTGCCGTCGCCGGCCTGGCAGCGGGGAACGTGGTTCCGGTGCTGTTCTCGCTGGCCGGCCGGCAACGGGTGATGCCGGCGTCCCACGCCATCGCGGCAGCGAGCATGCTGGGTTATCTCGGGGTCCTGCTGGGCCCGGCCCTGGTGGGTTATGCCGCGCACGCGGTGGGCTTGGTCCAGTCCTTCTATGCCATCGGCGCCCTGGTGGTCCTGGCCGCCTTCGCCATCCCCCGGGCCTTGCGTGGCCAGGCGTGA
- a CDS encoding alpha/beta fold hydrolase, which translates to MAPSLSPTLVLLPGMDGTGRLFEPLLKALGPEVPVQVLDYPTSQPLDYPTLQERVWRLLPKDRPFILLGESFSGPVAIGIAARRPAGLLGLVLCASFACNPRPALRPLRGLLRFASLRYLPFWPLDALMLGRFSTPGLRSALAGAVDQVAPPVLRARLQAVADVDSRQALAASDVPLLYLRARQDRLVPAAAAALILQLRKDARLVEIEGPHCLLQAAPAEAAGVLRDFMQTLSYRLGD; encoded by the coding sequence ATGGCCCCTTCACTTTCCCCGACCCTGGTCCTGCTGCCTGGAATGGACGGCACCGGCCGCCTGTTCGAACCGTTGCTCAAAGCCCTGGGCCCCGAAGTACCCGTGCAAGTGCTGGACTACCCCACAAGCCAGCCTCTGGACTACCCCACCTTGCAGGAGCGGGTCTGGCGACTGTTGCCCAAGGATCGGCCATTCATCCTGCTGGGGGAGTCCTTTTCCGGCCCGGTTGCGATCGGTATTGCAGCCCGTCGACCTGCCGGCCTGCTCGGCCTGGTGCTGTGCGCCAGCTTTGCCTGCAACCCTCGGCCGGCGTTGCGTCCCCTGCGAGGACTCCTCAGGTTCGCCTCCTTGCGGTATCTGCCGTTTTGGCCCCTGGATGCACTGATGCTGGGCAGGTTCTCCACTCCAGGGTTGCGTAGCGCCCTGGCCGGGGCGGTTGACCAGGTAGCACCGCCGGTGCTGCGCGCCCGGTTGCAGGCGGTGGCTGATGTCGACAGCCGCCAGGCGCTGGCCGCCTCCGACGTGCCGCTGTTGTACCTGCGGGCGCGCCAGGACCGGCTGGTGCCCGCGGCTGCCGCAGCCTTGATCCTGCAACTGCGCAAGGATGCCCGGCTGGTAGAGATCGAAGGCCCCCACTGCCTGCTCCAGGCGGCGCCGGCAGAGGCCGCGGGGGTTCTGCGGGACTTCATGCAAACGCTATCGTACCGCCTCGGGGACTGA
- the lpxO gene encoding lipid A hydroxylase LpxO, whose product MKLIIAAVYVLSIAYVHLRGRVRHKLGRQLSDHSTFLAPINCFLYLFSKFPNRPYLDPADFPEMQKLQEHWEEIRAEGQNLLQAGEIKRSDQYNDVGFNSFFKTGWKRFYLKWYGDSHPSAMKLCPRTTELVQSIGSIKAAMFAELPPGSKLVRHRDPYAGSYRYHLGLATPNSEGCYIEVDGERYHWRDGEAVMFDETYIHYAENTTEQNRIILFCDVERPMKYRWAAAFNGWFSRTVMSAAGSPNDAGDKTGGLNRAFNRLYKIRLRGKELKKRNRTRYYLEKWAIFAALLLLFIYI is encoded by the coding sequence GTGAAACTCATCATTGCCGCTGTATACGTTCTATCCATTGCATACGTACACCTGCGGGGGCGAGTGCGCCACAAACTGGGTCGCCAACTCAGTGACCACTCCACTTTCCTGGCACCGATCAACTGTTTCCTCTACCTGTTCTCCAAGTTCCCCAACCGGCCTTACCTGGACCCAGCCGACTTTCCGGAGATGCAAAAGCTCCAGGAACACTGGGAAGAGATCCGCGCCGAGGGTCAGAACCTGCTGCAGGCGGGTGAGATCAAGCGTTCCGACCAGTACAACGACGTGGGTTTCAACTCGTTCTTCAAGACTGGCTGGAAGCGTTTCTATCTCAAGTGGTACGGCGACAGCCATCCTTCGGCGATGAAGCTGTGCCCGCGTACCACAGAACTGGTCCAGAGCATCGGCTCGATCAAGGCGGCAATGTTCGCCGAGCTGCCACCCGGTTCGAAGCTGGTGCGGCACCGCGATCCTTACGCGGGCTCCTATCGTTACCACCTGGGCTTGGCCACGCCCAACAGCGAAGGCTGCTACATCGAGGTCGACGGCGAGCGTTATCACTGGCGCGATGGCGAAGCGGTGATGTTCGACGAGACCTACATCCATTACGCGGAAAACACCACCGAACAGAACCGCATCATCCTGTTCTGTGACGTCGAGCGGCCGATGAAGTATCGCTGGGCGGCCGCGTTCAATGGCTGGTTCAGCCGTACCGTGATGTCGGCGGCCGGTTCGCCCAACGATGCAGGCGACAAGACCGGCGGCCTGAACCGGGCCTTCAACCGGTTGTACAAGATCCGCCTGCGGGGCAAGGAACTGAAAAAGCGCAATCGCACGCGCTATTACCTGGAGAAGTGGGCAATCTTCGCCGCGCTGCTGTTGCTGTTCATCTATATCTGA
- a CDS encoding PQQ-dependent sugar dehydrogenase — protein sequence MLRRTLIATLCSSVLLVSAVPASAADTQTFPSEQGTLNLVPVVQGLDHPWALAFLPDRQGMLVTERPGNLRLVSPDGKLSAPLGGVPQVWAHDQGGLLDVALSPDFRQDRMVYLSYAEGGGQDGTAGTAVGRGRLAEDGSGLKDFQVIFRQAPKLSTGNHFGSRLVFDRDGYLFITLGENNVRPTAQDLDKLQGKIVRLYPDGRVPEDNPFVGQAGVRPEIWSYGHRNPQGAALNPWSGTLWENEHGPRGGDELNIIERGKNYGWPLATHGIDYSGQPIPEAGGQTAPGTVAPHHVWEKSPGITGLTFYDADRFKSWQHNAFIGTLASRELIRLQFDGDRVVHEERLLGELKARIRDVRQGPDGYLYLLTDEDRGGLYRLGLD from the coding sequence ATGTTGCGTAGAACCTTGATCGCCACCTTGTGCTCCAGCGTGCTGCTGGTCAGCGCCGTGCCAGCCTCGGCCGCCGATACCCAGACGTTCCCCAGCGAGCAGGGCACCCTGAACCTGGTCCCGGTCGTGCAGGGGCTCGATCATCCCTGGGCCCTGGCGTTCCTGCCGGACCGCCAGGGCATGCTGGTCACCGAACGTCCTGGCAATCTGCGTCTGGTAAGCCCGGATGGCAAGCTGTCAGCCCCGCTGGGCGGTGTGCCGCAGGTTTGGGCCCACGACCAGGGAGGGCTGCTGGATGTGGCATTGTCGCCGGACTTCCGCCAGGACCGCATGGTCTACCTGTCCTACGCCGAAGGCGGTGGCCAGGACGGGACCGCCGGTACCGCGGTAGGACGTGGCCGGCTTGCCGAGGATGGCAGCGGGCTCAAGGACTTCCAGGTGATCTTCCGCCAGGCGCCGAAGCTGTCCACTGGCAACCATTTCGGTTCGCGCCTGGTGTTCGATCGCGACGGCTACCTGTTCATCACCCTGGGGGAAAACAACGTACGGCCTACCGCCCAGGACCTGGACAAGCTCCAGGGCAAGATCGTGCGCCTGTACCCCGATGGCCGGGTTCCCGAGGACAATCCCTTCGTCGGCCAGGCCGGCGTACGCCCGGAAATCTGGAGCTACGGTCATCGCAATCCCCAGGGGGCGGCGCTCAATCCCTGGAGCGGCACCCTCTGGGAAAATGAACATGGCCCAAGAGGCGGTGACGAACTCAATATCATCGAACGTGGCAAGAACTACGGCTGGCCCCTGGCGACCCATGGCATCGACTATTCCGGCCAGCCGATCCCCGAAGCCGGAGGCCAGACCGCGCCGGGCACCGTGGCACCGCACCACGTCTGGGAAAAGTCCCCGGGCATCACCGGCTTGACGTTTTACGACGCTGACCGCTTCAAGTCCTGGCAGCACAACGCCTTTATCGGCACCCTGGCCAGCCGCGAGCTGATCCGCCTGCAATTCGACGGTGATCGCGTGGTGCACGAAGAACGCTTGCTGGGCGAGCTCAAGGCGCGCATTCGCGATGTGCGCCAGGGCCCCGATGGTTATCTCTACCTCCTCACCGACGAGGACCGAGGCGGGTTGTACAGGCTCGGCCTGGATTAG
- a CDS encoding GNAT family N-acetyltransferase/peptidase C39 family protein has translation MDLVFCTATPDDLPALLDLEQQCFTSDRLTPRSFQWMISRAHGQLLVVRHGERLLGYALVLFHRGTSLARLYSIAIATDARGLGLGKRLLQRSEACALAHDCAYMRLEVRSDNPTAIALYERQGYRRFARLHDYYEDHADALRLEKRIREHHQTRSVHVPYYPQTTDFTCGPACLLMAMAALQPSRALQRREELQIWREATTVFMTAGHGGCSPQGLALAAWRRGFGVRLQVNSVGPLFLNGVRDEHKKDVMRLVHDEFCKELDASDVQQVLGGPLNLPRLLDEGGRPLVLISSYRLTHSKAPHWVMVTDCDEDFVYLHDPDVDHSQHRQAMDCQHLPVSHHAFDKMCSFGSSKLRAAVVLYPRSPA, from the coding sequence ATGGATCTTGTCTTTTGCACTGCAACCCCCGACGACCTGCCGGCCCTGCTGGACCTGGAACAGCAATGTTTCACCAGCGACCGCCTGACCCCGCGCAGCTTCCAATGGATGATCAGCCGCGCCCACGGGCAACTGCTGGTGGTCAGGCACGGGGAACGCCTGCTGGGTTATGCCCTGGTGCTCTTCCACCGCGGTACCTCGCTGGCCCGCCTGTACTCCATCGCCATCGCCACCGATGCCCGCGGGCTGGGCCTGGGCAAGCGCCTGCTGCAACGAAGCGAGGCTTGCGCCCTGGCCCATGACTGCGCCTACATGCGACTGGAGGTGCGCAGCGACAACCCCACGGCCATCGCCCTGTATGAGCGCCAGGGCTACCGGCGCTTCGCCCGGCTCCACGATTATTACGAAGACCATGCCGATGCCCTGCGCCTGGAAAAACGCATCCGCGAGCATCACCAGACCCGCAGTGTCCACGTGCCCTACTACCCGCAAACCACCGACTTCACCTGCGGCCCGGCCTGCCTGCTGATGGCCATGGCGGCCCTGCAACCGTCACGTGCGCTGCAACGCCGGGAGGAGTTGCAGATCTGGCGTGAAGCCACCACGGTGTTCATGACCGCCGGTCATGGCGGCTGCAGCCCCCAGGGCCTGGCCCTGGCCGCCTGGCGCCGAGGTTTTGGCGTGCGCTTGCAGGTCAACAGCGTCGGGCCGCTGTTCCTCAACGGTGTACGCGACGAGCATAAAAAGGACGTCATGCGCCTGGTGCACGACGAATTCTGCAAGGAACTGGATGCCAGCGATGTGCAGCAGGTGCTCGGCGGCCCGCTGAATCTGCCCCGCCTGCTGGATGAGGGGGGCCGGCCGCTGGTGCTGATCAGCAGCTACCGCCTGACCCACTCCAAGGCTCCGCATTGGGTGATGGTCACCGACTGCGACGAGGACTTCGTCTACCTGCACGACCCCGATGTCGACCACAGCCAGCATCGCCAGGCGATGGACTGCCAGCACCTGCCGGTGAGCCACCACGCGTTCGACAAGATGTGCAGCTTCGGCAGCAGCAAGCTGCGGGCCGCCGTGGTCCTTTATCCACGCTCGCCCGCCTAG